A region of the Cyanobium usitatum str. Tous genome:
ACAACCTGGCGCCCCAAAATCCCGACCCGGTGGCGCGCCACTACCGACTGGAACTGCGGGGAGCGGGGCGGGTAATGCACAGCCATAACGGCAGTCCCCTACCCACCTAGGGTCGATGCCAAGGGCTGACAAAGACATGCAGCAAACGGGGGAAGGCCAAGCCGAGCTTTCCGTAGTGGTGCCCCTCTACAACGAGGAGGAGAGCCTGCCCCAGTTGGTGGAGCAGTTGCTGGCGGCACTGCGACCGCTGCAGCTGGGCTTTGAGTTGGTGCTTGTAGACGACGGATCTAAGGACGGCACAGCGAAGGTGCTCAGCCAGCTGGCCGCCACGGTTCCGGAGCTGGTGGCCGTGCTGCTGCGCCGCAACTACGGCCAGACGGCGGCCATGGCGGCCGGCTTTGACGCCAGCGGCGGGGCGGTGATCGTGACCCTCGATGGCGATCTGCAGAACGACCCAGCTGATATCCCCCTACTCCTGGCCGAGCTCGAGCAAGGCTTCGACCTGGTGAGCGGCTGGCGCCACCAGCGCCAGGATGCGGCCATACAACGGCTGCTGCCCAGCCGCATCGCCAACAGCCTGATTGCCCGGGTAACTGGGGTGCGCCTCCACGACTACGGCTGCTCCCTCAAGGCTTATCGGCGCGAGGTGGTGAGTGACCTCAACCTCTACGGCGAACTACACCGCTTCCTGCCTGCCCTGGCCTTCATCGAAGGTGCCCGGATCAGCGAGGTGAAAGTAAACCACCATCCCCGTCGTTATGGGGAGAGCAAATACGGACTCGACCGCACCTTCCGGGTGTTGATGGACCTGCTGACGGTCTGGTTCATGAAGCGCTTTCTAACCAGGCCGATGCACGTCTTCGGCTTCGGCGGCCTGGCCGCCATGGGCGCAGGC
Encoded here:
- a CDS encoding glycosyltransferase family 2 protein — protein: MQQTGEGQAELSVVVPLYNEEESLPQLVEQLLAALRPLQLGFELVLVDDGSKDGTAKVLSQLAATVPELVAVLLRRNYGQTAAMAAGFDASGGAVIVTLDGDLQNDPADIPLLLAELEQGFDLVSGWRHQRQDAAIQRLLPSRIANSLIARVTGVRLHDYGCSLKAYRREVVSDLNLYGELHRFLPALAFIEGARISEVKVNHHPRRYGESKYGLDRTFRVLMDLLTVWFMKRFLTRPMHVFGFGGLAAMGAGLLIGLWLVGEKLLLGADIGDRPLLLMALLSFLTGVQLFCFGLLAELQMRTYHESQGRPIYRVRGIVRGSGG